AGCCACATGTCCGCACTGTGCATGCCGATTCCGTCTGGTTCCCGGCGTTGGCGTCATGGATGTTTTGTCCGAGCCGGAACACCCCGTTGAAAATCCTGCGCACAGTGGTGATTCCGAAGCCGCCGCTGCGCGGCCTGAAAATTTGGGTGCGGAAGAGCATGGGCGGGGAGCCTGGCAGTCGGGCGATGATGATCCATTGCCCCCTGGGGCCATTGTTCCCGGTCATTCCGCGCAGAAACCCTCCCGTGCTGAAGACGAGCGGGGCGAGAGCCGTGAACCCGCGCAAAAGCCGCAGTCTGGCAGAAAATTTCCTCAGGCGGATACTGGGGAAGAAAGGCATATCGGTAATCTGTGGGGGCTGCTGGGCGGCAAAAATATTTTTGGCCAGCGTGTCGATAAGAGCAGTGAAAAACGCGCTGGCGACCGGGATGACGACAATCAGCAGAAACGCAACTCGCAGCGCGGGCTTTTTGGCCCGGCTGACGATGATGCTGATGACAGCCGTAATGCCAGCGCGGCCTATGCGCGTGAATCCTCGCGTTTTGAAAACGACCGCGAAGACAATCAGGACGATGGGCAGCACGGCCCAGCCAATCCCTGGGAGGCCGCGCCTGAGCCGGATGGCTGGATACCCGCCTTTTATCACACCTGTATGCGGGTCATGTTTGGCGCGCACAACTTTTTTGCCCATATGCGGGCGGAATCCTCGCAGGTGCGGCCACTGGTGTTCTATCTGATAATCAGCGTCATTCAGGTTGTTATCGAAAGGGTGTGGTCGGGCATCTTTCTTTCCCTCATGGCGCCCAGCGCCGCTTCTGACCCCGAGCTGGAAAAAATGCTCATTCTGCTTTCGCCCCAGCTCAGCCTGCCCATGACCATCCTGATCAAAACAGGCGTTTCTGTCGTGCAGCTCTATGTGCTGACGGCGCTGATGCATTTTACCTATGGCTTCATAACGGGCAAAAAGCCCGAATTCTCGCTGGTGTTTCAGGTGGCGGCCTATGCGGCAGCACCCTCGCTGCTGTGCGTGGTGCCCTTGCTGGGCTCCATAGTGGGCTTCATCTGGATGATCGCCTGCGTCCTTGTGGGGTGCCGCACGGTTCTTAATCTTACGTGGCCGCAGACCTTCATGGGCTTTGCTCCTGTTGTGCTGCTGCTCGCGCCGCTGTTGTTGCAGGTGATGAAGGCTGCCCAATTCTGAGGATTGCCATGGCCCGCTTTTGGCGAAGAATTGCGCTATTCTGGCATGAATTTCGCAGTTGTCGTAAATATGGCGCAAGCATCAGGCCAGACACCATTCGCGCCAAGGCCGAAGACCTTGGGCATCTGGCGGAACTGGCCGGAAGAAGCATTGCGCTGACGGAAGCGGAATCGCTCCATCTGGTTCAGCTGGAGCGGGAAATGCGCAGCCTTGTGCAGATGACCCGCCAGACCTCGTTTTGCACCATCCCGGCAGAAAAACGCCGCGATCTGCACGACAGCCTGGCGCAAGCCAGGGAAAAGCTGCTCGATTCCATGCAAAACGCATGTCTGGCCTCGGAGAAAACGCAATGAACCATCTGTATATCCGGTTTTGTGGCTTGGGCGGCGCGGGGTCGCGCCAGCGCGGGCCTCTTGCGCTGGCGCTAGTCACAGCTACAATTCTGGCAACGCTTTTGTTTACACTCCTCGGCGGCTGCTCTTCGCCGCCAGACGACAGCCACAGGTCTGTGAGCGTCACTGGCGATTTCGGCACGCCTTTTCAGTTTCAGATAAACAACTTTGTGCGCCGTCAGCCTCCTGCCATTTACGTGGCGCCGCAGATGGTTTTGGGGCGGCGACCCCGCGCCCTGTTCGTACCCTTGCGTGCCACGCAGCAGATAGCCAATGCCGTGAGCTTCAGCGAGATGCTTTCGCGGCAGGTCTGGCAGGTCTGGCTTTCGCTCAATGCCTTTCAGGCCCTTGAGTATGCGCCGCAGGGCGCGCCGTACGAACCCTCCCGCGCCATAGCCCTGGCCCGCCAGCGCGGCGCGGAAATGGTGGTCGGGGGGTACATCAATCACTACATGGACGGCGGCAGCACTGGCTCCAGTTCGCTTTCGCTGGCTATGGAGGTGTATGACGCGCGTTCCGGCACCTTGCTCTGGTCCATGGCGCAGGGCGGGCTGATGGAAGCCCGGCAGGTGCATGATTTTTATCTTTTCTCCATCAGGGAGCGCAATCCCGGCGACCCCTCGGGCTTTATCGCCCGCTCGCTGGCATGGGATATGGGCCGCGAAGTTCTGGCCTGGGTTGACCCTTCGTCCAAGGAAAAGTCGTTCTGGGATACGGTGTTTGGCACAAAGGCTTTTTAGGAGTATCAATCCGTTGCCGTCCCTCATATGACGCAGGGATTGTACCTTTTTGAACTTTTGCGGAGTGGGTAACGGTAGTTCCAGGCCCTCTTTGTGATTTAGTTCCCTGTGCCAAGGCGAATACTGCAAAAAAATTGGGCAGATAAGGTCTGAGGCACTGCGTTGCCATTCTGTGTTTCCGTCTTTTCGGCGAGGCTGTGTTGTCGCCGCCGATATGCTACAGCCCGCCATGCGGGCTTTGCCGTCAAGCTGGAGCGGGGCAGTGATGTCCCGCTCCTAACTTTTTGAGTCGTAAGGAAAAAGCTCTGTTTGACGAAGCTATTGTCACAGGGTAAGTAATAAGAAATACTAGGGCTGTTCACTCCGTCACAAGCAGCTTGCGCGTTGCGTCACCGCGGCCGCGTCTGTCTTGGCTTCGGCCTTTTGCCAGCAAAAGGCCGCGTAGGTATGCGGGAACAGTTCCTTGCCGATCATTCCCCCAATGGATTTGGCTGAATGGGAAGCGGCAGAAAGGAGATCCGCCGTGTGCGCGAAGATGCAAGGTCTTTATTTTGACAAGCAGGACAGGGACATCCTGGCTCTGGTCAACCGTATTCTGGAATCCGACGGCAAACAGTCGGACACATTTCTTTTTGATCCCAGCCTGCACCCGCACGGCATCAAGGAACTGGTGGCCTCGCCTGTTTCGCGCATGGCGTATGCCGTCATAAACCTGCTGCGCAACCTTCAGACAGGCCGCACACAGGCTCGGGACCGTCTGCTTGCCCTCAAGACCCTGTATGATGAAGTGCTCAACAGCGCCCATTCGGCCCTGCGGCGCAACACCGCGCGCGCCCTCATGCAGATCATGAAGAGCATGGTGCGTGCCCACGGCAACCAGCTTGAGCAGCTCAAGCTGGCTCACGATTTTCGCCGCACCGTGCAGGGAACGCCGCGCGTGGTGCGCCGTATGCTTGCGCGCTATCATCTGCCTGAAATGCCCGAAAGCTGGAATCAGCTTGCCTTTGACGACCATGTGTATGATGCCAACACCAAGGGGCGCAAAACACCCACCCATCTGATCATGGACGCATGGATCAAGGGTATGCGTTCCCTTACTGTTGCCTATGAATACTGGGTGCAGCCCGAGGCCGCGCGCGAAATCCTGCGCGCAGCGGAAATCACCGGCATCGGCGTGCGTATCGGTCTGGAATTTCATCTGCCTTTTTACGGGCGCTTCATTAGTCTGTTCTGGATTCCTCGTGGCTTCAGCTCCAACGAGGATTTTCTGGAGTTTTTGCACAGCCCCAAGGTTGCCGAGCTCATGAAGAGGGGCCGCGAGGTGCTGCGTTGGCGTCGTGAACGCGTGCTTGAAAGCCTTGCGCTCTGGAACGAAATCCAGCGTCCGCAGCTTGAAGCCCAGTGGGGAGTCCCTGTGCCGGAACTGACCGGCGAGGGCTTTTCGCGGCATGTGGGCCGGGGGCAGGCCTCTGGCCTGCACCTTGCCGAGGCGCTGCATGCGCATGTGCAGCCCTCGCTACGTGAACGCGCAGCCCTGTTGCTTGAGAGCGATAGCGAAGAGGCCAGGGCCGAGCTGGTTTTTCTGGACAGCCTGAGCGCTGAATACATTGCCGACCACTGGCTTTCGCCCCAGGAACACCCGGAAATGCCCGACCTCAACAAGCCCTGCGCGCACGGCGACCTGCCGCCGCTCATGCAGCTCTCTGTGGGCGACATTACCCGAGAGCTTTCTGAACTGAACCCCGGCTACCGCCTTGTGCTGAGCACCAAGGGGCTGAGCGTGGAAGACGTGGCGGAGCTTTTGTGGGACAGCCGGGGCAGCATCAGCCATCTGGAAATTTTCAACATGCGCGGCTGGATGGAAGGCAAGCACTCCTGCCTCAAGGCCATCAGCGAGTTGCAGCAGGCCCTCAATGAAGGGCTTGGCCCGCGTGTGAAGCAGATGATCCGCACGATGGTGCGCCGCATGAGCACCCAGGATGAGGAGCGCGCGGCGAAGTTCCGCCATATTCTGCACAACGTGCCGAAATTGTGGGAGCACTATCGCAACAAGCCCCTTGGTTCACGCCTTGGCACAAGCTCGGTGAGCCGCGATTCCTACGGCATGGGTTTTGTGCTGCGCGAAACCCTGCCCGCACGCAGCCGCAAATTTTACGCAAGGGATCAAAAACAGCCGGATATTCCCGTTTGTTCGCCGGTTGAAGAATGCGTGCGTTACAGCAAACCCCGCAATCCTTCGCCCTGGCAAAAGGCCTTGCGCCTGCTACGCCATCTGCCCGGCTGCCGCCATCTGGGTATGGAACGCCAGTCTGTCTGGAAGACCGCCAGCGTGGACTTTCGCATCTGCACCAAGGGCAACGTGCTCAATCTTGGCGGCTTGAGCCTTGCCTGCGGCAACGGCCTGCTGGGCAAAACCTGCGAAAAGGGCAGCAGCGAACCTCTGGGGCCAGCCTATTTTAACAGTTTTGTGAGCAACTGCCTCAAGGTGCTCATGGGCTTCTGCCCGGCGTTTTTCTCCTTTATGTACACGCAGAACTGGTGGTTCCTCGCCTGGTGCGGCACCTTTATCTGGTTTGGCATTACGGGATTCCGCAACGTGGTGCAGATGGTCATGGCTGCCAAGGGGGCAACGCGTTCCACGCTCATTCACTGGAAAGATCAGGTCAACGTGAGCCGCTTGTGCGATTCGCTCATGTTCACGGGCTTTTCGGTGCTGCTGCTCGAAATGCTGGTGCGTGTGCTGCTGCTCGACAAAACCCTCGGCATTACTGCGGCCCAAGACCCCTGGGTGGTGTTTGGCGTGCTCAGCCTTGTTAACGGCATTTATTTGTGTGCGCACAATGTGTTTCGCGGTTTTCCCAAAGAAGCGTCCATCGGCAATCTGTTCCGCAGCCTTCTGGCCATCCCGGTGTCGTCGCTGTACAACTGGGTGCTGTATCAGATGGCCTTTCTGCTGGGGGTGGATAACCCGGCCATGTATCTTGTGCCGAGCGCTGCGGTTATTTCCAAGATGGCCTCGGATTCGGTTGCCGCTCTCATTGAAGGGTATGCCGACAGCCAGGTGAACCTGCGCATGCGCAGATGGGATTATCGCAGCAAACTTGCCAATGTTTTTGACTGCTACACGCGCCTGGAATTGCTGTTTCCTGACGAAGACGCTCTTATCAAACTGGCAAAATCCGGCGGCTTGCAGGGCAGCGGCGGGGTGATGGGCAAGGAGCTTGAACGGGCTTTCATCATTAACGCCCTTGACCTCATGTATATATGGTTCTATCAGCCCCGCGCGCAGGATGCCTTCCGGCAGATTGCCAGGGCCATGCCCGAGGCTGACCGCAACGTGCTTGCGCGGGCGCAGCTTGTGCTGACGCGTGAGCGAGAGGTCAGCCAGATGCTGGTGGACGGACTGCTTGGACGTAATTTTTCCCGGCCACTGGCTTTTTACCTTGATAAGCGTAAAGAATATCTGAGGCGGTTAAGCCGTCTGTGCCGTCCCGGAAAGATGCGGGAACCGGGAACATTCTGACGCCATTGCGGTTGCAGTTGGCGCCAGGAAGCCAGATATAGACCAAACGGCAGCAAGAGAACAGCTGATGCCTGCTGCGCAGGCATCAGCTGAATAATCATACGGCGGGCGCGGGCATTTGCCTTTGCGTCGGGCACAGGGCGCTCCTGCCTGACAGGCAGCGCCAGTACACACCGGAAGTATGGGAACGACGCGGTTCCCGTCTTCAAACCACCGTTGCAGGTTCGCCTGCTTCGGTGGTTTTTTGTTGTTGTGGAAAAGTACAATGCAAAACGGTTAGTCATCTGTTTTTTCACGGTTTTATTTTAAGCGGGTGCATTGTGTGGTCAATCAATCAATGGTGTGCTTGTGCAAAAAATAATTTTACACTCTAGTTGATTGTGCAAAAAAGAACTTTTGAATGTGAAACTAAAAGGAAAAAAAGAACTAACTAAATGCTTTGTTATGCTTGCATTGGTTTTTTATATGGTATATTTTTTCCCACAGGAGTCTTTCATACTTACGACAGAGCATTTCACACTAATATCGTTCTGTATAACAAAAGGAGTTACGAATGAGTACGGATCTTAAGAGCATGCATATGGGTCAGATCACCTCGTTCTTTATCCCTAACGTCACCCTGGTGGGCGAGGGATGTTCCAAAGAGATTCCTGCTCGATTGAAGAGCATCAATGGTGCGAAGCCGCTGGTTGTAACTGACCAGGGTATCGTTAATGCCGGTATCCTTAAAGTGATCACCGACATCCTTGATGCCGCCAAGATGAAGTATGCCATATACGATAAGACCATCCCGAACCCCACGGACAAAAACGTTGCAGAAGCTTTTGAGCTGTACAAAAAGGAAAAGTGCGACAGCATCGTTACCCTTGGCGGCGGCAGCTCGCATGACTGCGGCAAGGGCGTAGGCTTTTTGGCTGGCAACGGTGGCAAGATTCATGACTATGAAGGCGTGGACAAGTCCAAAAAGCCCTTCCCCCCGTATGTTGCTGTTAATACCACCGCAGGCACCGCCTCTGAAATGACGCGTTTCTGCATTATCACCGATACCTCCCGCAAGGTGAAAATGGCCATTGTTGACTGGCGCTGTACCCCCAGCGTGGCCATTGACGATCCCGTTCTGATGATGGGTATGCCCCCGGCCCTGACCGCGGCCACCGGCATGGACGCCCTGACCCACGCTGTGGAAGCCTATGTTTCCACCGCCGCCACGCCCATGACCGATGCCTGCGCTGAAAAGGCCATGGAATACATCAACCGTTATCTGCGCCGCGCCGTTGCCAACGGCCGGGACAAGGAAGCCCGCGAAGGCATGTGCTATGCCCAGTATCTGGCTGGTATGGCTTTCAACAACGCCAGCCTCGGTCACGTGCATGCCATGGCTCACCAGCTTGGCGGCTTCTATGACCTGCCCC
The window above is part of the Desulfovibrio desulfuricans DSM 642 genome. Proteins encoded here:
- a CDS encoding YIP1 family protein, with translation MNITCPRCGFSRELPADRLPSKAVIATCPHCACRFRLVPGVGVMDVLSEPEHPVENPAHSGDSEAAAARPENLGAEEHGRGAWQSGDDDPLPPGAIVPGHSAQKPSRAEDERGESREPAQKPQSGRKFPQADTGEERHIGNLWGLLGGKNIFGQRVDKSSEKRAGDRDDDNQQKRNSQRGLFGPADDDADDSRNASAAYARESSRFENDREDNQDDGQHGPANPWEAAPEPDGWIPAFYHTCMRVMFGAHNFFAHMRAESSQVRPLVFYLIISVIQVVIERVWSGIFLSLMAPSAASDPELEKMLILLSPQLSLPMTILIKTGVSVVQLYVLTALMHFTYGFITGKKPEFSLVFQVAAYAAAPSLLCVVPLLGSIVGFIWMIACVLVGCRTVLNLTWPQTFMGFAPVVLLLAPLLLQVMKAAQF
- a CDS encoding iron-containing alcohol dehydrogenase yields the protein MSTDLKSMHMGQITSFFIPNVTLVGEGCSKEIPARLKSINGAKPLVVTDQGIVNAGILKVITDILDAAKMKYAIYDKTIPNPTDKNVAEAFELYKKEKCDSIVTLGGGSSHDCGKGVGFLAGNGGKIHDYEGVDKSKKPFPPYVAVNTTAGTASEMTRFCIITDTSRKVKMAIVDWRCTPSVAIDDPVLMMGMPPALTAATGMDALTHAVEAYVSTAATPMTDACAEKAMEYINRYLRRAVANGRDKEAREGMCYAQYLAGMAFNNASLGHVHAMAHQLGGFYDLPHGECNAILLPHVCEYNRISSRRRFGRIAQLLGELTQGISADEASRKAITAINILSKDVGIPDGLVALGKKYGKEVREADIPTMTANAQKDACGLTNPRSMTDAAVAAIYKAAL